From Orcinus orca chromosome 3, mOrcOrc1.1, whole genome shotgun sequence, a single genomic window includes:
- the SQSTM1 gene encoding sequestosome-1 produces the protein MASLTVKAYLLGKEDAAREIRRFSFCFSAEPEAEAESTAGPRPCERLLSRVAALFPVLRPGGFQAHYRDEDGDLVAFSSDEELKMAMSYVKDDIFRIYIKEKKECRRDHRPPCAQEVPRNMVHPNVICDGCNGPVVGTRYKCSVCPDYDLCSVCEGKGMHREHSKLAFPSPFGRPSEGFSHSRWLRKLKHGHFGWPGWEMGPPGNWSPRPPRVGDAHPGPAAESASGPSEDPSVNFLKNVGESVAAALSPLGIEVDIDVEHGGKRSRLTPTSPGSSTPEEKCSSQTSSCCSNPSKPDGDVEGMAQSLVEQVNKIALESGGQPEEQMESDNCSGGDDDWTHLSSKEVDPSTGELQSLQMPESEGPSSLDPSQEGPTGLKEAALYPHLPPEADPRLIESLSQMLSMGFSDEGGWLTRLLQTKDYDIGAALDTIQYSKHPPPL, from the exons ATGGCGTCGCTCACCGTGAAGGCCTACCTTCTAGGCAAGGAGGACGCAGCCCGCGAGATCCGCCGCTTCAGCTTCTGTTTTAGCGCGGAGCCCGAAGCGGAAGCTGAGTCCACAGCTGGCCCGCGGCCCTGCGAGCGGCTGCTGAGCCGGGTGGCCGCCCTGTTCCCCGTACTACGGCCCGGCGGCTTCCAGGCTCACTACCGCG ATGAGGACGGGGACTTGGTTGCCTTTTCCAGTGACGAGGAACTGAAGATGGCGATGTCATATGTGAAGGATGACATCTTCCGTATTTACATTAAAG AGAAGAAGGAGTGCCGGCGGGACCACCGACCCCCGTGTGCTCAGGAGGTGCCCCGAAACATGGTGCACCCCAACGTTATCTGTGATGGTTGCAACGGGCCAGTGGTGGGGACCCGCTACAAGTGCAGCGTCTGTCCTGACTACGATCTATGCTCTGTCTGCGAGGGGAAGGGCATGCACAGGGAGCACAGCAAGCTTGCCTTCCCCAGCCCCTTCGGGCGCCCTTCTGAG GGCTTCTCTCACAGCCGCTGGCTGCGGAAGCTGAAACACGGGCACTTTGGGTGGCCTGGCTGGGAGATGGGCCCACCGGGGAACTGGAGCCCACGTCCTCCTCGAGTGGGGGATGCCCACCCTGGCCCCGCTGCAGAATCAG cttCTGGTCCATCGGAGGATCCCAGTGTGAATTTCCTCAAGAATGTAGGGGAGAGTGTGGCAGCTGCCCTCAGCCCTCTGG GCATTGAAGTCGATATTGACGTGGAACATGGAGGAAAGAGAAGCCGCCTGACACCCACCTCCCCAGGCAGCTCCACCCCAGAGGAGAAGTGTAGCTCTCAGACAAGCAGCTGCTGTTCCAACCCCAGCAAGCCAGACGGGGACGTGGAAGGCATGGCACAGTCTCTGGTGGAGCAAGTGAACAAGATCGCCCTGGAGTCAGGGGGTCAGCCTGAG GAACAGATGGAGTCTGATAACTGTTCAGGAGGAGATGATGACTGGACTCATTTGTCTTCAAAAGAGGTGGACCCGTCTACAGGTGAACTCCAGTCTTTACAGATGCCTGAATCTGAAGGGCCAAGCTCTCTGGACCCTTCCCAGGAAGGACCCACAGGGCTGAAGGAAGCTGCATTGTACCCACATCTGCCACCAG AAGCTGACCCCCGGCTGATTGAGTCCCTCTCCCAGATGCTATCCATGGGGTTCTCTGATGAAGGCGGCTGGCTCACCAGGCTCCTACAGACCAAGGATTATGACATCGGGGCTGCCCTAGACACCATCCAGTATTCAAAACACCCACCGCCGTTGTGA
- the MRNIP gene encoding MRN complex-interacting protein isoform X5, with product MSLRSLEESINADEEENARPRQAVPAILQEKLQPSKNRWLKYLERDSKEQLEEGGVCFIRQPSSKREKPDPPFSTGLPRKRKWSQSTVQPPCSPNIQDSRNCEVTLKSLKDRSLHSAWSTGSLSDCSAWDLPWVSEELSPSFIQDHTGLTGKVKEGSSREDWDTRELVVPPGEPPCPAQQVRTVSPKWEQFLPPLGNSSHLDTEPLTPLQRGPRPARAARTEQGTPRTQTPREGLCRTLGALQLPQATHTPTPGPKRLCGKTPEQSGGTGPWAEGGALVKGMQEPSSLLRLYDLFKTGEDFDDHL from the exons GAAAAACTCCAGCCCTCAAAGAACCGCTGGCTGAAGTATCTGGAAAGGGACTCCAAAGAACAGCTGGAAGAAGGAGGAGTGTGTTTCATCAGACAGCCCTCATCCAAGAGAGAGAAGCCAGACCCTCCCTTCAGTACAGGCCTGCCTAGAAAAAG GAAATGGAGCCAGAGCACAGTCCAGCCTCCATGCAGCCCTAATATCCAGGACTCCAGAAACTGTGAGGTCACCTTGAAGTCCCTGAAG GACCGTTCCCTTCATTCTGCATGGAGTACCGGGTCTTTGTCAGACTGTTCAGCTTGGGACCTGCCCTGGGTTTCTGAGGAACTGTCACCTTCATTTATCCAG GACCACACTGGCCTGACAGGGAAGGTCAAAGAAGGAAGCAGTCGTGAGGACTGGGACACCAGGGAGCTCGTCGTTCCTCCGGGGGAACCACCGTGTCCTGCCCAGCAGGTCAGGACCGTGTCTCCTAAGTGGGAACAATTTCTTCCGCCACTTGGAAACAGCTCACATTTGGACACGGAGCCCCTGACCCCCCTGCAAAGAGGCCCCAGGCCAGCTCGAGCAGCACGGACTGAGCAGGGGACCCCCAGGACCCAGACCCCAAGGGAAGGCCTCTGCAGGACCCTTGGTGCACTCCAGCTTCCTCAGGCTACACACACTCCCACGCCTGGGCCCAAGAGGCTCTGCGGAAAGACCCCCGAGCAGTCAGGGGGCACAGGCCCTTGGGCAGAGGGTGGGGCCTTGGTCAAAGGGATGCAGGAGCCTTCTTCACTCCTGCGACTATATGACCTCTTTAAAACCGGAGAGGACTTTGATGACCATCTGTGA